Proteins encoded together in one Cryptococcus deuterogattii R265 chromosome 13, complete sequence window:
- a CDS encoding cell division control protein 25 (genome sequence mistake) — protein MADQENFDPESSFLVRAKFDFTATDGSALSFNEGNIIQVFSKLESGWWDGLLDGRRGWFPSNYVDEIKEDEVVVAEVEYEREQEPEPEGSMLNVDDVLRGDWGGDWGGAGLEQLAREMMEGNEGLDDGVGFMVEAQRRKAQLNNDMTDQFGLTTKTAMKTVLQDDTLKARRISLPEVPKEDGEDAWIPSITPDGQVYYHNTQTGEDSWELPLNTPFDPSDPYLQSDDQFFSSITSSTSLTLGDNDRFLAPSQTHSDIPYPWIPNLSDDGREWFYHNRLTGQIQRKRPAGSDAGSMLDIGLNMTRLSTNSRPPTIRQSLLLRRKAIEEWESKMTHSLCFLTTPTPPPTMGLLLEIVNEALREILEATVAGSAAEEEMSRAADLGSESGMAAALLREEGAIEALQVAYHSTLASIRGLLQSFGYIGPGESMDDLPRPRWVGDMTLIGSIGVLSSVVHAAVNSKRPSGTGLSIWSEVLRSATKLKDVVNNFPSLYFAGDTYTPTDQREEKDGKRVIGWLGYEPLTLGEPMGGKWGFGKIIKDYKVLDQSMVMECQCVRAEYDDTLKALATSPDLTEGVMEVLRVAKKFAKVVTEIDIASKIDVDGDMGNISEAVGLKTREDDLQEYAQLVEQARHNLADLDIALQSINEISISILNALSTGRNPSDDLDRLTIQLNTIFRGLSTLLIISREQQSANEQGLIRGQTGVRSPKFNPPKQPSTTSHTHTRSGSVASTVSRASRLSDLVRRKVKGLAEDFTNAEDASEARDRPGEMFSSSVSASQSQTSLHNVHRASASSSNTSLAYQPTDSDGLQSQKANNRSSILKAFRRHISGSDTPDSQGGLSRKGASKKLAKLLGEDMSQIPAVSVPPPHTHPRHIQQHQMHHPPPAQPETPWYMKDDYVAGEIIFDEKGAVKAGTLRALIVRLTSHTIADTPFFQAFLLTFRSFTNPAELFNHLQDRYYLPLPSQLDPEQYEEWRNKKKWYIQLRVVNALRQWLEKHFIRETDDDVLNKVEELALRMPEEDGKAELMSKQLLQLVAKRRQSEPEQMNFGTSGSLLSTRPSATSRLWPSSSVD, from the exons ATGGCTGACCAAGAAAACTTCGACCCGgaatcatcttttctcgtGCGGGCAAAGTTTGACTTTACGGCCACAGATGGTAGTGCACTGTCCTTTAATGAAGGCAACATCATTCAAGTCTTCTCAAAATTGGAAAGTGGGTGGTGGGATGGCCTGTtagatggaagaagaggctggtTCCCCAGCAATTACGTGGATGAGATCAAAGAGGACGAAGTGGTGGTCGCAGAAGTTGAATATGAAAGGGAACAGGAGCCTGAACCAGAAGGCAGTATGCTCAACGTGGACGATGTTCTGAGGGGCGATTGGGGAGGGGATTGGGGAGGTGCAGGCTTGGAACAGCTTGCAAGGGAAATGATGGAGGGGAACGAGGGGCTAGATGATGGAGTAGGTTTCATGGTGGAAGcgcaaaggaggaaggctCAGCTCAATAACGACATGACGGACCAATTCGGCTTGACTACGAAGACAGCGATGAAGACTGTTCTGCAAGATGATACGCTCAAGGCTCGTCGTATATCCCTTCCTGAAGTAccaaaggaagatggtgaggacGCTTGGATTCCTTCCATCACCCCTGACGGCCAG GTGTACTACCACAATACTCAAACGGGAGAAGACTCGTGGGAGCTTCCATTGAACACACCTTTTGACCCTTCCGATCCTTACCTTCAGTCAGACGACCAGTTTTTTTCATCCATAACCTCTTCGACTTCCCTTACCCTTGGCGACAACGACCGTTTCCTTGCTCCCTCTCAGACACATAGCGATATACCATATCCATGGATACCAAACCTCAGCGACGATGGTCGAGAATGGTTTTATCATAACCGTTTAACTGGCCAGATTCAGCGTAAGAGGCCGGCGGGTAGCGATGCTGGGAGCATGTTAGACATCGGTCTGAATATGACACGCCTGTCGACTAACTCTCGACCACCGACCATCAGACAgtctctgcttcttcgacGGAAAGCCattgaagaatgggaatCCAAGATGACCCATTCTCTGTGCTTTCTCACTACTCCTACCCCCCCACCTACAATGGGTCTGCTTCTTGAAATTGTCAACGAAGCCCTTCGTGAGATTCTCGAAGCTACTGTGGCGGGCTCTGCagctgaggaagagatgtcCCGTGCAGCTGATCTCGGCAGTGAATCTGGCATGGCAGCCGCTTTACTccgtgaagaaggtgctattgaagctcttcaagTCGCTTACCACAGTACACTTGCATCAATCCGTGGCCTCCTTCAGTCATTTGGGTATATTGGCCCTGGAGAATCTATGGATGACCTCCCTCGACCTAGATGGGTAGGCGATATGACCCTCATCGGCTCAATCGGTGTTCTCTCCTCAGTTGTCCACGCCGCCGTCAATTCCAAGCGCCCATCGGGCACTGGCCTCTCGATCTGGTCTGAAGTTCTTCGAAGCGCTACCAAACTCAAAGACGTGGTCAACAATTTCCCTTCACTCTACTTTGCTGGCGATACCTATACTCCGACGGACCagcgagaagagaaagacggGAAGCGTGTTATTGGTTGGCTTGGCTATGAACCTCTTACTCTTGGTGAACCCATGGGTGGTAAATGGGGATTCGGCAAAATCATCAAAGACTATAAAGTGCTTGATCAGTCGATGGTTATGGAATGTCAGTGTGTGCGGGCGGAGTATGACGATACGCTTAAAGCCCTTGCAACCTCACCTGATTTGACTGAGGGTGTGATGGAGGTCTTGCGTGTAGCGAAGAAATTTGCGAAGGTTGTTACAGAAATCGACATTGCGAGTAAAATTGATGTAGATGGAGATATGGGGAATATTTCAGAAGCGGTGGGGTTGAAGacaagggaagatgatttgcAAGAGTATGCGCAACTTGTAGAGCAAGCTAGACACAATCTAGCGGATCTTGACATCGCACTTCAATCGATCAACGAGATTTCGATTTCTATTTTGAATGCTCTTTCAACTGGACGGAATCCGTCTGATGATCTTGATCGATTAACAATCCAGCTAAACACCATATTCCGAGGTCTTTCTACCCTCTTGATTATATCGCGAGAACAGCAATCTGCTAATGAGCAAGGGCTCATCCGAGGCCAGACTGGTGTGCGATCACCTAAATTTAATCCGCCCAAACAACCCAGCACTACTTCTCACACCCACACTCGTTCAGGTTCCGTCGCCTCTACCGTTTCTCGCGCCTCGCGCTTATCAGACTTGGTTAGACGAAAGGTCAAGGGTCTGGCAGAAGACTTTACCAACGCCGAAGATGCTTCTGAAGCACGCGACCGACCAGGGGAGatgttttcttcctctgtttcCGCCTCCCAATCTCAAACGTCCTTACATAATGTTCACCGAGCAAGCGCATCAAGCAGCAACACATCGCTCGCGTACCAGCCCACCGACAGCGACGGCCTCCAATCTCAAAAAGCAAATAACCGAAGTTCTATCCTCAAAGCCTTTAGGCGACACATCTCAGGCTCAGATACCCCCGATAGCCAAGGCGGGTTGTCGCGAAAGGGTGCGTCTAAGAAGCTTGCAAAGCTGTTGGGTGAAGATATGTCACAGATACCTGCGGTTAGTGTACCTCCACCACATACCCATCCACGTCACATCCAACAACACCAAATGCATCACCCACCACCTGCTCAGCCAGAGACACCGTGGTACATGAAGGATGACTACGTGGCAGGCGAGATTATATTTGATGAAAAGGGAGCAGTCAAAGCAGGCACGCTTAGAGCGTTAATTGTGCGACTAACTTCGCATACTATCGCTG AtactcccttcttccaagctTTCCTTTTGACCTTCCGCTCGTTTACCAATCCTGCTGAGCTGTTCAACCATCTACAAGATCGATACTACCTTCCTCTGCCCTCGCAACTTGACCCAGAGCAATACGAAGAGTGGCGAAATAAGAAGAAATGGTACATTCAATTGAGAGTGGTGAACGCGTTGAGGCAGTGGTTGGAGAAACATTTTATCAGAGAGACGGATGATGACGTGCTGAACAAGGTGGAGGAATTGGCGTTAAGGATGcctgaggaggatgggaaggcGGAGTTGATGTCGAAGCAATTGTTACAGCTTGTTGCGAAACGC CGTCAGAGCGAACCTGAGCAAATGAATTTCGGAACATCCGgttctctcctctccacccgCCCCTCTGCTACCTCGCGTCTCTGGCCGTCCTCTTCGGTTGACTGA
- a CDS encoding jumonji domain containing 5: MVSPQIAKILTSLYNDLADKSLPETRDLIACGPAAFYSITRSCRVLLLHAQHSPCQSEKSEDQSQNGLPSSSSLAETSLSLQSFLTLARQHIKSVPFSLVPRHWLRLYTDVSLLASLYDVLIGPGGPRDGVENRLFWEGVVRRLDMAIIVAGAVGDMRQEWVMSLIKEAQKVGLGSQYSSSPDQDEVRKAKRPRKECTPPTECFSAPFLAAPNPVEVFDTPPSLTSYIRSYRSQPFIIRNYFNKADTGCYWPSTTRWASMDYLLEQAGKGRVVPVEVGGAYDDSDWGQQILPLETFLRRAGYGSAYGDDNDNDHDNDSRKKDSPLYLAQYNLFSQFPDLLQDISYPDYVWSEPPAPETYPTYRPPQTDDGVIVNVWVGSGSSEITSPAHTDPFYNCYAQVLGHKRVWLAPPSCGAYMYAYGSHPSRNNNENQSSRPEGDNNNNANSEVVDNYMTNTSKVPILRPIKSPATFEALEKDFPEFFKHVYPESSHALLGPGDLLVFPPGWWHAMSGVGEGPIWSVSMWY; the protein is encoded by the exons ATGGTCTCTCCCCAGATTGCGAAGATCCTTACTTCTCTCTATAACGATCTCGCTGATAAATCTCTCCCAGAGACCCGAG ACTTAATCGCATGTGGACCGGCTGCTTTTTACAGCATCACTCGCTCCTGCCGAGTTCTCCTCTTACATGCCCAACACTCTCCTTGTCAATCCGAGAAATCTGAAGATCAATCTCAAAATGgacttccttcatcttcatccctgGCAGAAACCAGCCTGAGTCTTCAAAGTTTTCTGACCTTGGCCCGACAACACATCAAATCAGTTCCATTCAGCCTCGTCCCACGGCACTGGCTGCGCCTCTACACCGATGTCTCTCTTCTGGCCAGTTTGTACGACGTACTGATTGGCCCTGGTGGCCCGAGGGATGGTGTTGAAAATAGGTTATTTTGGGAGGGAGTGGTGAGGCGCCTTGACATGGCGATTATAGTAGCTGGGGCTGTGGGGGATATGCGGCAAGAGTGGGTGATGAGCTTGATTAAAGAAGCGCAGAAGGTTGGATTGGGATCTCAATATTCGTCATCTCCGGATCAAGACGAGGTGAGAAAAGCAAAACGCCCTCGAAAAGAGTGTACGCCTCCGACTGAATGTTTCTCTGCACCTTTTCTCGCTGCACCTAATCCTGTGGAAGTTTTCGACACGCCACCCTCGTTAACCTCATACATTCGCTCCTACCGATCCCAGCCCTTCATAATCCGCAACTACTTTAACAAAGCCGACACTGGCTGTTACTGGCCTTCCACAACACGCTGGGCATCGATGGATTACCTATTAGAACAGgctgggaaggggagggtGGTTCCTGTGGAGGTTGGAGGCGCTTATGATGATTCTGATTGGGGGCAACAGATCCTTCCGCTGGAGACGTTTTTACGGCGCGCAGGATATGGATCTGCATACGGCGACGATAATGACAATGATCATGATAACGACagcagaaaaaaagactcCCCTCTATACCTCGCGCAATACAATCTCTTTAGCCAATTCCCAGATCTCCTGCAGGATATCTCATATCCCGATTACGTCTGGTCAGAACCCCCGGCACCTGAGACATACCCCACTTACCGACCTCCTCAAACCGATGATGGAGTGATTGTAAATGTATGGGTGGGCAGCGGCAGTAGTGAGATCACCAGTCCGGCACATACT GACCCGTTCTACAATTGTTATGCTCAGGTGTTAGGACATAAGAGAGTTTGGCTCGCGCCACCATCTTGTGGTGCGTATATGTACGCCTATGGGTCACACCCCTCTAGGAACAACAATGAAAATCAATCCAGTAGGCCTGAAGGCGATAATAATAACAACGCCAACAGTGAGGTGGTCGATAACTACATGACTAATACGTCCAAAGTCCCTATCTTACGCCCCATCAAAAGCCCAGCTACCTTCGAGGCACTTGAGAAAGATTTTCCAGAGTTTTTCAAGCATGTTTATCCAGAGAGTTCACATGCGCTTTTAGGTCCTGGCGATTTACTTGTTTTCCCTCCTGGATGGTGGCATGCGATGAGTGGGGTGGGCGAGGGGCCTATTTGGAGTGTGTCGATGTGGTACTGA
- a CDS encoding transcription regulator encodes MAIFNRKKKARLDEEPAPTEKEKVKWSKRPANTAFKQQRLKAWQPILTPKSVLPTLLIIGIIFAPIGALIVWGSGKVTTITLDYTECDADAPTDGTYRAMPSSAYQYDLATSSSESRSSIAAPTWTFSNDSSRPVGETARCEIEFEVPYDLGPGLFLYYKLTNYYQNHRRYSSSFDATQLIGDTRSLSQINNGNCKPITSRDGKPYYPCGLIANSFFNDTFPSVVLLNPTNGAENQTYNFTESGIAWSGIRKNYASTLTYISPSEVLPPPNWALKYPNGYVDGFPNLREDEHFQVWMRVATLPTFRKLWARNDNEIMAQGRYRVVAYMNYPVKQFSGTKSIVISTVSWIGGKQPFLGWAYIAAAILCVVLAIAGLIRHLIKPRKLGDMSLLSWNQPNPNGL; translated from the exons ATGGCCATATTCaacaggaagaaaaaagccAGACTAGACGAAGAACCTGCTCCCacggaaaaggaaaaggtcaaaTGGTCCAAAAGACCTGCCA ACACGGCGTTCAAGCAGCAACGTTTGAAGGCATGGCAGCCGATACTGACACCAAAAAGCGTGctcccaactcttctcatcatcggTATCATTTTTGCACCTATAGGCGCTCTCATCGTTTGGGGTAGCGGAAAGGTCACGACCATAACACTGGATTACACAGAGTGTGATGCAGATGCTCCTACTGATGGTACCTACCGAGCAATGCCTAGTAGCGCATATCAGT ATGATCTTGCTACATCTTCCTCGGAATCGAGATCTTCCATCGCAGCTCCTACATGGACTTTCAGCAATGATTCATCCCGTCCGGTAGGCGAGACTGCTAGATGTGAGATTGAGTTTGAAGTTCCTTATGACTTGG GACCTGGCTTGTTCTTGTACTACAAATTGACCAACTA CTATCAGAATCACCGAAGGTACTCTTCGAGTTTCGATGCGACCCAACTCATAGGTGACACTCGATCTTT ATCTCAAATTAACAACGGCAACTGCAAACCTATCACTTCTCGAGATGGAAAACCGTACTATCCCTGTGGACTGATCGCGAACAGTTTTTTCAACG ATACCTTCCCTTCAGTTGTCCTTCTTAACCCCACAA ACGGCGCAGAGAACCAGACCTACAACTTTACCGAATCCGGTATCGCCTGGAGCGGCATCAGGAAGAATTATGCTTCCACCCTCACTTATATCTCTCCCAGCGAagtccttcctccacccaacTGGGCTCTCAAATACCCTAACGGCTATGTGGACGGATTCCCAAACTTGAGAGAGGACGAACACTTCCAGGTATGGATGAGGGTTGCCACTTTGCCTACTTTTAGAAAGCTCTGGGCGAGGAACGATAATGAGATCATGGCGCAGGGCCGATACAGGGTTGTCGCCTACATGA ACTACCCTGTGAAACAGTTCTCCGGCACAAAGTCAATCGTCATTTCAACTGTCTCCTGGATAGGCGGTAAGCAACCGTTCTTGGGCTGGGCCTACATTGCCGCTGCGATTCTCTGTGTTGTCTTGGCCATTGCTGGTCTCATTCGACACCTCATCAAGCCCCGAAAGCTGGGCGACATGTCGC TTCTCTCCTGGAACCAGCCCAACCCTAATGGATTATAG
- a CDS encoding nucleolar GTP-binding protein, giving the protein MSSVAGLQRITPVPTSADFIDVVLNATMRKTPTVIHKNFKISRIRNFYMRKVKFTQDTFDEKLGKIISEFPVLDNLHPFLSSLLNVLYDKNHYKLALGQINTARHLISQVAKDYVRLLKFGDSLYRCKQLKKAALGRMATIMRRQKDPLAYLEQVRQHISRLPAIDPNTRTLLICGYPNVGKSSFVNKVTRADVDVQPYAFTTKSLFVGHMDYKYLRWQVIDTPGVLDHPLEEMNTIEMQSITALAHLRSAVLYFMDLSEQCGYTIEAQCKLFHSIKPLFQNKPTILVINKIDIVRLSDLSEENRSYVDTILADKSVTVVEASTYTEEGIMNVRNTACDALLAHRVEQKLQGSRIEMVANKIHVAIPQKRDDVERKPFIPDTVAHKVKYDKDDPNRPKTERDYEQELDHSGMGVYSVDMKKGYILADDSWKYDVIPEFLNGKNVADFIDPDILEKLDALEREEEALEAQGFYASDEEEMLDSDEEEFRDAARQIRAKKAAIKKMSQEKNTLQNRPIIPKNKKKLYLSDLTSNMRKAGHDPRELEKRAARLAKENDKINAERKKAMAAQQAAEEQADGMDVDMDEGDAPSKNKKRAVAAVDRAPRTKRQYAGLATNQQSDKANELRMFAQRLPNRLAKASESDRHVPITRPKWMLSGKRKSGTNDRR; this is encoded by the exons ATGTCTTCCGTCGCAGGTCTTCAGCGCATCACGCCGGTGCCCACATCGGCCGACTTTATCGATGTCGTCCTCAACGCAACCATGAGGAAGACTCCTACTGTCATTCACAAGAAT TTCAAAATCTCTCGTATTAGGAACT TCTACATGCGAAAGGTCAAGTTCACCCAGGACACCTTTGATGAGAAGCTTGGCAAAATAATCTCCGAGTTCCCCGTCCTCGACAACCTtcaccctttcctctcttctcttctcaacgtCCTTTACGACAAGAACCACTACAAGCTCGCCTTGGGTCAAATCAACACCGCTCGacatctcatctctcaagTTGCGAAGGATTACGTCCGTCTCCTCAAGTTTGGTGACTCCCTCTACCGATGTAAgcagttgaagaaggccgcTTTGGGTAGGATGGCGACTATCATGAGGAGGCAGAAGGACCCCTTGGCGTACCTGGAGCAGGTCAGGCAGCACATTTCTAGGTTGCCTGCTATCGATCCCAACACCAGGACTCTCTTGATCTGCGGCTATCCCAACGTTGGAAAGTCCAGTTTCGTCAACAAGGTCACCAGGGCCGATGTAGATGTCCAGCCC TACGCCTTCACCACAAAATCCTTGTTTGTCGGTCACATGGACTACAAGTACCTCCGATGGCAAGTCATTGACACCCCTGGTGTCCTTGACCATCCTCTCGAGGAGATGAACACCATTGAAATGCAGTCCATCACTGCTCTTGCCCACCTGCGAAGTGCTGTCCTCTACTTCATGGACCTTTCCGAACAGTGTGGTTACACTATTGAGGCTCAG TGCAAGCTCTTCCACTCTATCAAGCCCCTTTTCCAAAACAAGCccaccatcctcgtcattAACAAGATCGACATCGTCCGACTTTCCGACCTCTCTGAGGAGAACCGATCTTATGTCGACACTATCCTTGCAGACAAGAGCGTCACCGTCGTTGAAGCCTCTACTTACACCGAAGAAGGTATCATGAATGTCCGAAACACTGCCTGTGATGCTCTTCTGGCCCATCGAGTTGAGCAAAAGCTCCAGGGTTCTAGGATTGAAATGGTCGCCAACAAGATCCACGTCGCTATTCCTCAAAAGcgagatgatgttgagcGAAAGCCCTTCATCCCCGATACCGTTGCCCACAAAGTCAAGTACGACAAGGACGATCCCAACAGGCCCAAGACTGAGAGGGATTATGAGCAAGAATTAGACCACTCTGGCATGGGCGTCTATTCTGTCGACATGAAGA AGGGCTACATTCTCGCGGACGACTCCTGGAAATACGACGTTATCCCCGAATTCCTCAACGGCAAGAACGTCGCCGACTTTATCGACCCCGATATCCTTGAGAAGCTCGATGCTCTTGAGcgtgaggaggaggctCTTGAGGCTCAGGGGTTCTACGCTtctgacgaggaggaaatg CTTGActctgacgaagaagagttcCGTGATGCTGCCCGACAAATCCGAgccaagaaggctgctatcaagaagatgtctcaggagaagaatacCCTTCAAAACCGTCCTATCATCcccaagaacaagaagaagctctaCCTCAGCGACCTCACCTCCAACATGCGTAAAGCTGGTCACGACCCTCGCGAGCTCGAGAAGCGAGCGGCCAGGTTGGCCAAGGAAAATGACAAGATCAATgctgagaggaagaaggctaTGGCCGCTCAGCAGGCTGCTGAGGAGCAGGCTGATGGTATGGACGTTGACATGGATGAGGGTGACGCTCCTTCCAAGAACAAAAAGCgtgctgttgctgctgttgacCGTGCGCCTCGTACGAAGCGACAGTACGCCGGTTTGGCTACTAATCAACAATCAGACAAGGCCAATGAGCTCCGTATGTTTGCTCAGCGTCTGCCTAATAGGTTGGCCAAAGCCTCTGAAAGTGACAGACATGTGCCCATCACTAGGCCTAAGTGGATGTTGTCTGGTAAGAGAAAGAGTGGTACAAACGACAGGCGATAG